The DNA window aacattgctacgggCACTTGCATCCATTCGGCCACAACTGCGTTAGTAAGGTCGGTCACTGAtattgggcaattaggcctggcattccaattcattccaaatgtgtttgatggagttgagggTAGGGCTCTGTGcgagccagtcaagttcttccacaccgatttcgacaaaccatttctgtatggacctcactttgtgcacagggtcgatgtcatgatgaaacaggaaagggccttccccaaatgtatgccacaaagttggaagcacagaatcgtcttgaatatcattgtatgctgtagcattaacatttcccttcactggaactaaggggcctagcccgaaccatgaaaaacaaccccagaccattattcctcctccgccaaactttacagttcgCACTATGCATTAGGGTAGGTACcgttctggcatccgccaaacacagattcgtccatcagactggcagatggtgaagcgtggttcatcactccagagaacgcgtttccactgctccagagtccaatagcggcgagctttacagcactccagccaacgcttggcgttgcacatggtgatcttaggcttgtgtgcggctgctcagtcATTGAAACCCAtatcatgaagctcccgatgaacagttattgtgctgaagttgctcccagaggcagtttgaaactcggtagtgagtgttgcaaccgaggacaggcaatTTTTACCCCTACGAGAGCTTCAGCATTCGcaatcccattctgtgagcttgtgtggcctactacttcatggctgagccgttgttgctcctagatgtttccacttcacaatgacagcacttacagttgacagggacagctctagcaaggcagaaatttgactcactgacttgttggaaaggtgtcatcctatgacagtgccacgttgaaagtcactgagctcttcagtcaggccaatctactgccaatgtttgcctATGGACATTGCtagctgtgtgcttgattttatatacctgtcagcaacggttgtggctgGAATAGCCAAatacactcatttgaaggggtgtccacataatttgtatatatagtgtaccttgTAACCTTTTCCTGCATTAAACTATCTCAAAGGTGTTGTCTGTACCTAGCACAAACTTAGATGGAGCAATGAAATGCAACATTACATCACTATGAAGACAACTAATTAAACAGAAAATGtacatgtttaattgaaatactAGATTATGGCATTAAACCGTGCATCCTTTCACATACAGTATTCCTGATAATATTTGGTGATGACTAAAAACAATATAATAAAAAATCAATTGAAAATGAGGTTAGACTAGTAAGTGCTTCTTAAGGCTCTGTGCGTGTTTTTCCTTTAATTCTCCCGCTCTTCAAAtggtctctcttttcctccccatcAATCTCTCTTCACTCGCAAGGGGGGGATAGTGAGTGTCATCTTTCGTGCCAGGTGGAATGCGATGCTCTTCTCATAGTACGCACACTCGTTCACAAAGTAGGGATGGAGGACTTCTACCCCTTCGTACTTCACTATCTCCCCAGAAAACATCAGGAACATGGGATCTCCCGGATGGAGGAGGCAGAAGTCACGGTCCTGGTGAGAGAGATTCACATCAGCATGCTTTGCATTTAGATCATGTACTACTTCTATGCTGTGAAATTATACTAAAATGAGAACAATGCCTTCCAACATGGAGAAAGTTAtcgtttgttttgttttaaacctTCTAATAGGGGGAAAAGCAGAATGTTGCTTGGGAGTGATCAGTGTACATAAGTAGTAGATTGAGAAAGTCTTCCTATTGGGAAGAAGAGAGTCCTGGTTGAAGGAAACAGATTATGGAGACTAGTGAAGGTAACAAGTAAATGGTAATCGGCTTTCAGATAGCAATCCAATAATGCAATATTTTAGTAATTTGAAGAAGATTGAGCATTGGGATTGATATTAAATTAGAGGCCGCTCACTCTTCAAGGCCTGGTCCACTGCTCTCATGTTTAAGTCATCTGTTGTTTGTGATTTAAGATAAGCTTCCTGTGGAACGATAGCTGCCAGTACACACTGAACTCGAACAGGCTGTAAGAGACACCGTGAGGAAATTTGGGACATTTTGTACATCATTGTATGTCTATGCAACAGGTCAAAAAGATTAAGATTACATGGGAGTTGTTTACTTTAGAAGGTGACCAATTCCGCTTTACGGGACACTGTATCATCTGATGTGTCTGAACAGTGCAGCATGCTATTCAGGTAGGATGCCATTTTttaactttttttgtttgtttgtatctgcatatcattgttattattgtaGGCCTATTTATTCATCTAAACCAATTCTTGAAATATGCTAAAtgtgttttgtttcattctgCTGAGGCATTTATGTTGGCTAAATTAAGTTTGAGCTGTCTTTTTAATGATGTGCTCTGTATTTAACTTAAGATGTGTTATAAGTAACTTTTGTAAAATAAATATCATTAGCCTATAGCTGTCAGCATGTGTTGAGTACGGTAGGCACTTGCCTTTCTTGGTCATTTCTGCAATATAGACTGTTTATATCTTCTGTGAAGGTTTTGTTTCATTCTGTTGAGACATTTTCTTTGGCCAAATTACATTCCAACTGTAAGGTTGTGTATGTCTTGATATAATATTCTACTCATAGTTTCCCTGTAAACAATGGcttgacttacttttgatattGCCCTAATAAAATGTTGAAACGGTGTGGCTGCTAGCCTATTATACTGCAGGCCTATGATATGAaggcagttctctctctctcatatagtGGACACCTAAGCCTATACGATGCATTTAGCGTACAAATCTCTGACAGCTGAACCGCGAGGTGGACAATTATTGTTTTAGGAaactaaaaaaaataataaaacaatatgCTATGAAGTTTTGCTTATGCTAAACATGGAAACAAAATGAATAGTGTTTTTGTAATTTGTTATAGGCTGTTTTTAAGAGCATGTATACATTTGGCCATTATCCATAGTTTATTGTTGGCGTTGGCTGCGTGGGTGGACGCTCTAATGGATTaagcacccaatgcatatggacTACCGGTAAACTTCTCAAATGTCCGATAAATAAAAACCTTCCCAACGACTTGTCCGGCGTCAATTTGTCATAATCGGAAACCCTGAtatgtagtatactgtatacagtatatagtataggctacagtaggctacaataTACACTTCCCAGTAACACTGATTCACCCAATGATGAAGATGGAGCAGAGGCTACTCACTGGTGATGGCCGATGAGCTCGTGCCAATATCTCAAGATAAGCTACTTTGAAAAACAGTGCTATTTACTCAGACTCATTCAAAAGTTGTTTCAAATTTTTCGGCAGTAAGGCATTTACTTTTCAAACGGTAGGCCTACGTTTTTCTCGAAATTGTATTTTGAAATTTGCGAAAGGCAAACTGGCAGCTGCAACcacccatagaaatataatgcaAAAATGACAGTTCCCATTCATGTCAGAACTGGCAGCTGCAACcacccatagaaatataatgcaAAAATGACAGTTCCCATTCATGTCAGAACTGGCAGCTGCAACcacccatagaaatataatgcaAAAATGACAGTTCCCATTCATGTCAGAACTGGCAGCTGCAACcacccatagaaatataatgcaAAAATGACAGTTCCCATTCATGTCAGAACTGGCAGCTGCAACcacccatagaaatataatgcaAAAATGACAGTTCCCATTCATGTCAGAACTGGCAGCCATTgatagtgtacccatgagtttaacagTCAAAGTTCCATGGTTAGAGGTTCTAAAATAATTTTTGGGATTATGTCTATGGCCACAACTCAACAACCTGTTTCATACTTGGCTCGCATGCTGCCCAAATTGCGGACTTCCCAACTGTAAGTGCTTGTGATAAAACTTAATCCACAGCTATTTTTTAGAAGCTATTTATCCTCTGTGGCTAAAATATGCACTCTGGTTTAGTATTTTGAATTATGTCATTTATGACTGTTCAGACAGGAGTAATATAACTTTAGGAGAAAACATTTGATTTTTGTTGCCTAATTATGGAAGAAGTATTTCAATTTATCAGGGAGTGCTGCAGCAGCTATGCATTTAAGGGTCAGTGTACAGGACTTTAACCAACTGCAGGAAGGTTAAATTATATACAAGGGCAGAAGGTTCCTGAACCTGTAGTTGGGGATGTATGGCAGCAGTGATTTGATTGGTCTCTGGGTCTCTTGGGTAGTCTATACTCTTCACGAAGGTGTACACATCGTCCACCTCGCCTCCTTCAAAGGCACTTCCTGGTAGAGATAAGATGAGAGATGGTTTGTAATTGGTTAATGACTAGAATAGAATTGAAAATGTAATTTCTCTTGAAAGGGAACTTGTCTTGATACATACATAGACATTATATACAAGAGCACAGGCCAGTTATAGTACACAAGATAggaaaaaatatacaaaatacaaTAACCACAAATGCCGTGAAGACAACATAGTGTTGAATGGTAGGCCCTTGTGCATGAAGAAAATCAAACTGTATCTGTTCCTGGTACGTGGGAGCTAAATGCTTGTAGGTATGAATGATGTTAATGCTATTCTTGTTGTTGACCAAGGCTGTAGGCCAGGTAGCGATGATCAAGGgttgtgtactctgtgtgtaggGGATATGAGGGGTCAGCAATGTTTACGGTTGATGGAAGTTCAAGTACCTGAGTTGAAGCACTGGACCCAATCTAGTGTCTGGTCGACTGCCTCCTTCATGATGTTGAAGATGTCGGCTCTGACCACACCATGGGGTTGAGGTCCCACCTCTATTGCTGTGGAGTGACAGCATTAGAATGAATACATTTGTCATGTAAATGGGAAAACATACAGGAAAAAAACACTGGTTTCCTATGACAGGAAGAAGATTGCATGGTGTGTTTCCTATGAACACACTGCACAAGCACTTACAGAAGCCATGCTTGCCCAGGGAGTCCTGGGAGTAGGCCTCAGCTAGTGGTAGATCCAGCAGGATAAACCTCACTGGCGCTGAGGTGATCTTCCTCTGAGAACACAACAGATTAACACTTTACACTCCCATATAACCCAGATGGTAGCAGTAAAATGAAGCCCTTCTCATAGAAACCGGGTCAGATGGTGCATGCACTTCCCCTTTAAGACAGTAATAGAGTCATGTTGAAATTATACACTCCAATCAGTCCAGCCAGCCAAATtaagtttccatccaattgggaACAGAGTTTCATACGAATATTTtaaaatctgcataaagaaaATATGCCAATTTTCCCACCAGTGATGTGTTTCCACCAGATGTACTTTTTCCgcaatgtgtttccatcacattttcaacaacaaaaaaaaacagttgagttaaatagcaaatgttctTGGCACTCGCACTCTAGTAAACCGCAGCGCacaacagcttgcagatacagtgcgggtaggctaTGAGGGTAGGCTAGTCTACGTTACAatattattatggataagagcaaaaatgttttttatttggcaaacggcagtcaagcatcgatcatcatgtcaccagaataagactcgAGATATtcattggaaaggagcatcaagcacTTTCACCATCTGTAACCTaataaactgcatagtttcccgagtcgtagtgggaggaccacacatcaTATCACCGTGTGACTCCAAGTTGACTTATTCATGGTGGTTATTACATCAATATtttttccaccgccatttctttacaataatacattttttttacgcAAAACGATCCCACCATATCGAAGGAACATTGATAAATTGTACCGAgtcttcctgtttccatcacagctgttatGATTATTTTTGTTACACAGTgtgactttactcgcataaaaactgtggatggaagcATGGTTAAAGACAGCAAGAGACAGAATAATTTCCTTCCCCTTCCAGACAGCAATGCTTCCAACCAGCATATCGTCTCAATGACAGCAACAGTCAGATTAACTATCCACTTTCCCtttaaaacagatttttttttatttaacctttatttaaccagttaggctagttgagaacaagttataatttaaaattgcgacctggccaagaataaagcaaagcagttcgacacatacaacacagagttacacatggaataaacaagcatacagtcaataatacagtagggaaaAAAAGTCTacatacaatgtgtgcaaatgaggtaaaataagggaggtaagacaataaataggccatggtggcgaagtaattagaatataccaattaaacactggagtgatagatgtgcaga is part of the Oncorhynchus clarkii lewisi isolate Uvic-CL-2024 chromosome 10, UVic_Ocla_1.0, whole genome shotgun sequence genome and encodes:
- the LOC139418834 gene encoding N-acyl-aromatic-L-amino acid amidohydrolase (carboxylate-forming) B-like, whose translation is MEPVSLPPQSRVALCGGTHGNEMSGVYLVRELQKLEKVGSATLTTVISNPRAVQMCKRYTDVDLNRCFTDAILSSPVTDATPYEVRRVQELNTLLGPKGSAGAMDLVCDLHNTTANMGLSLISYSAQDWVILHIYRQIQRKITSAPVRFILLDLPLAEAYSQDSLGKHGFSIEVGPQPHGVVRADIFNIMKEAVDQTLDWVQCFNSGSAFEGGEVDDVYTFVKSIDYPRDPETNQITAAIHPQLQDRDFCLLHPGDPMFLMFSGEIVKYEGVEVLHPYFVNECAYYEKSIAFHLARKMTLTIPPLRVKRD